The Macaca fascicularis isolate 582-1 chromosome 11, T2T-MFA8v1.1 genome includes a region encoding these proteins:
- the LOC102124577 gene encoding olfactory receptor 6C1 — translation MRNHTEITEFILLGLTDDPKFQVVIFVFLLITYMLSVTGNLTIITLTLLDSHLQTPMYFFLRNFSILEISFTTVSIPKFLGNIISGDKTISFNDCIVQLFFFILLGVTEFYLLAAMSYDRYVAICKPLHYLNIMNRRVCTLLVFTSWLVSFLIIFPALMLLLKLDYCRSNIMDHFTCDYFPLLQLACSDTKFLEVMGFSCAVFTLMLTLALIFLSYIYIIRTILRIPSASQRTKAFSTCSSHMIVISISYGSCIFMYIKPSAKDRVSLSKGVAILNTSVAPMLNPFIYSLRNQQVKQAFINMARKTVFFTST, via the coding sequence ATGAGAAATCATACAGAAATAACAGAGTTTATTCTTCTGGGATTGACAGATGACCCAAAGTTTCAGGTTGTGATCTTTGTCTTCCTGCTTATCACCTACATGCTCAGCGTCACTGGGAACCTGACCATTATCACCCTCACCCTGCTGGATTCCCACCTGCAGACCCCCATGTATTTCTTCCTCAGAAATTTCTCCATATTAGAAATTTCATTCACAACTGTCAGTATACCCAAGTTTCTGGGTAACATTATTTCAGGAGATAAAACCATTTCCTTTAATGATTGCAtagttcagttattttttttcattctcttgggAGTCACAGAGTTTTACCTTCTGGCTGCCATGTCCTATGACCGCtatgtggccatctgcaagcctcTGCATTACTTGAATATCATGAATCGAAGAGTCTGCACACTGCTTGTTTTTACTTCTTGGCTGGTTTCATTCTTAATCATATTCCCAGCACTCATGTTGCTCTTAAAGCTTGATTACTGTAGGTCTAATATTATGGACCATTTTACCTGTGATTATTTTCCCCTGCTGCAACTTGCTTGTTCAGACACAAAATTCCTAGAGGTGATGGGATTTTCTTGTGCTGTGTTTACTCTAATGTTGACTTTGGCATTAATATTTCTGTCCTACATATACATTATCAGAACAATTTTGAGAATTCCTTCTGCTAGTCAAAGGACAAAGGCCTTTTCCACATGTTCTTCCCACATGATTGTCATCTCCATCTCTTATGGCAGCTGCATTTTTATGTACATTAAACCCTCAGCAAAAGATAGAGTGTCCTTGAGCAAGGGAGTGGCAATACTAAACACCTCAGTAGCCCCCATGCTGAACCCCTTTATTTACAGTCTAAGAAATCAGCAAGTTAAGCAAGCTTTCATTAACATGGCAAGGAAGACAGTATTTTTCACAAGCACATGA